The Arachis hypogaea cultivar Tifrunner chromosome 16, arahy.Tifrunner.gnm2.J5K5, whole genome shotgun sequence genome contains a region encoding:
- the LOC112758682 gene encoding 11S globulin — MGKPVIKPLVVLLLSLILVSECAAIHSQKRRMGQRVKLSLEECGELEKLEAIEPDYYRIEAEGGVTESWNHTNKMLRCAGVALVRRTVKPGGLVLPSYTNAPQLMYYVQGSGIQGMTIFPSCPESFEEPEEAGQEYREQHQKVHEIRGGDIIAIPAGIGYWFYNNGDVPLVVVILLHTNNVANQLGTLPRRFYIAGNTEDEHGEGGREKSISGRNVFSGISLNLLAQVFGVRVETARKIQGPDDKRKNIVMVEGGLDVVRPEPGSRANANGLEETICTLRVREAVGSAARADIYVPHAGRIATLNSIKLPILADLQLSAERGVLYKYGVYVPHWNLNAHSVMYVTGGRGRVQVGDNKGKNVFDNVMEEGQVVVIPQNFVAVMHAGEEGFEWIAFKTGENAMINTLIGESSAIRVLPVDVVANMYQVSREDAQRIKEARDQAILFTLPPLEEETDGMAKA; from the exons ATGGGCAAGCCAGTTATTAAGCCTTTGGTGGTGCTCTTACTTTCACTTATCTTGGTGAGCGAGTGCGCGGCGATTCATAGTCAGAAAAGGCGAATGGGGCAGCGAGTGAAGTTAAGTTTGGAAGAATGTGGTGAGCTGGAAAAGCTGGAAGCCATTGAACCGGATTATTACCGCATTGAAGCagaaggtggtgtgacagagtcGTGGAACCACACCAACAAGATGCTCCGCTGCGCCGGCGTCGCACTCGTTCGCCGTACCGTTAAACCCGGTGGCCTCGTCTTGCCATCCTACACTAATGCTCCACAGCTTATGTACTATGTCCAAG GAAGTGGCATTCAGGGGATGACGATATTTCCTTCATGTCCCGAGTCATTTGAAGAACCCGAAGAAGCGGGTCAAGAATACAGAGAGCAGCATCAGAAGGTGCATGAAATCAGAGGAGGCGATATCATAGCCATACCTGCAGGAATAGGTTACTGGTTCTACAACAACGGTGATGTTCCCCTTGTTGTCGTTATCCTCCTTCACACTAATAACGTCGCTAATCAGCTAGGCACACTCCCAAGA AGATTCTACATTGCTGGGAATACGGAAGATGAACATGGAGAGGGCGGAAGAGAGAAAAGCATTAGCGGAAGGAACGTGTTCAGCGGAATCAGCCTGAATTTGTTGGCCCAGGTGTTTGGTGTGAGGGTAGAGACGGCGAGGAAGATACAAGGCCCTGATGATAAGAGAAAGAACATAGTCATGGTGGAGGGAGGTCTTGATGTTGTTAGGCCCGAGCCAGGCTCACGGGCCAACGCTAACGGCCTTGAGGAGACTATATGTACCCTCAGGGTCCGAGAGGCTGTCGGCAGTGCTGCACGTGCAGATATCTATGTGCCGCATGCCGGTCGTATTGCCACTCTTAACAGCATCAAGCTCCCTATCCTCGCTGATCTCCAACTCAGTGCTGAGAGAGGCGTTCTTTACAAG TATGGTGTTTATGTTCCACATTGGAACCTGAACGCCCATAGCGTAATGTACGTGACGGGAGGGCGTGGTCGAGTTCAGGTGGGGGATAACAAAGGGAAGAATGTTTTCGACAACGTGATGGAAGAGGGTCAAGTTGTAGTCATCCCCCAGAACTTTGTGGCGGTGATGCATGCTGGGGAAGAAGGGTTCGAGTGGATAGCATTCAAAACAGGTGAGAACGCCATGATCAACACCTTGATCGGAGAATCATCGGCCATCAGGGTGCTGCCAGTCGACGTGGTTGCAAACATGTATCAAGTGAGCAGAGAAGACGCTCAGAGGATCAAAGAGGCAAGAGATCAGGCAATCTTGTTTACCTTGCCTCCTCTTGAGGAGGAGACAGATGGAATGGCTAAGGCTTAG